In the genome of Candidatus Electrothrix rattekaaiensis, the window ATTGGATTAGTCTGAAATATCTTTTTTTTCGTCATTTATCCTCAGATATTTGGCTGAGCCTCTTCTTCTGACCAGGATAACTATGACTCTCCCCCTGCGCATTCGTTATCAAACCATCGAAGTCGGTAACGTCGACATTCACTTATGCACGCTTCGCGACAGACAACAATTCAGCGACCCAGATAGTGCGGCCCATGATCTTGGCATTTCATCTGCGGCTTGGCCTATCTTCGGTGTGGTTTGGCCATCAAGTCTCGTGCTTGCTCACTATATGCTGGACTATAAAACTGAGGGAAAGAGAATTCTGGAAATAGGCTGCGGGATAGCACTGTCCAGCTTACTGCTCAATGAGCGACTGGCTGATATTACCGCCACCGACTATCACCCTGAAGTTGAACATTTCCTTGCTCGAAATACGCTGCTCAATAACGGAAAAAGCATTGCCTTTGAGCGGGTGGACTGGGCTGATGACCGGAGCGAACTTGGGCTCTTTGATGTCATTATAGGCAGTGATTTACTCTATGAAGACGAACATGTACAATTATTATCTGATTTTATTGAAAACCATGCCAGTCCTCAATGTGACGTTATTATTGTTGATCCCGGCAGAGGCAGAAAAGCCAAGCTCAGCACCAAAATGAGTGGCTATGGTTTTGTAAGCAGTCATGTTCAGCCGGTAGATACTGATTATTTAGAACAGCAGTTTAAAGGGTATATTCTTGAATTTTCTCGGGAGAGCTGAGTAACTTATCTTGCTTGGTCTAATATGCCACAGATATATGCGGGGTGCCTAAGGTTACGGTTACGCCTTCAGGGAGTATGGTTCCAATTTCTTTATGGAATTGTCGGGTAAAATCATCTCTAAGTGCTAGTCTGGGACTATAGCTTCTGCTTCGATGGCGGTACTCATAATCCACCTTTTCTCCACTCATAATACTGAGCTTTCCTCTACAGATCAGTTGGTTGCTCTTTCTGTCCATAATAATGAGCCATCCATTGAATTGACCTGTCGCAAATGTTGTAAATCCATCAATGAACAAATTTGCTTCTTTCCTGCGCAGGAGTGTTCTC includes:
- a CDS encoding methyltransferase domain-containing protein, with translation MTLPLRIRYQTIEVGNVDIHLCTLRDRQQFSDPDSAAHDLGISSAAWPIFGVVWPSSLVLAHYMLDYKTEGKRILEIGCGIALSSLLLNERLADITATDYHPEVEHFLARNTLLNNGKSIAFERVDWADDRSELGLFDVIIGSDLLYEDEHVQLLSDFIENHASPQCDVIIVDPGRGRKAKLSTKMSGYGFVSSHVQPVDTDYLEQQFKGYILEFSRES